CAGACAAAGTTCCCGGCATATGAGAGGGTTGTCCTGAGAGAAGGTTAAAAATCTGACCGTGCACTAGTAAAAATGGCATACCTTTTATTCCAAATCTACCATTTATAATTTGGTCTTTGTAATTGTAGCTGGTTTCTTAAGACCTGTCGTCATATTTGGGCCTATCGCTGACGTTGCGCGAGAAAAGCTCTCCAGAGAAGAGCCAGATCTCTATGAGCTTGCAAGTATGTTTACGATTCATGCTTTGAACATAACCGCAACATAAACCTCATGGGTTATGTTTGAAATGTCATGCATTGCTCTTATTGTTTTCCAGAGAGTGAACCAAGAGATGCCGGAACAGACCAGCGGAGTTCAGGAATTATCCGTCTTCACACCATCAAACAAATCATTGACAGAGTAAGCACTCAATGTTTTGTTACATTCGAAAGGCTCCATAGATTTGTCTTCACCCCAACTCACatccattatttatttattcactcatAAAAGGACAAACATGCTGTGCTGGACATCACCCCTAATGCTGTGGACAGACTGAACTATGCTCAATGGTACCCAATAGTAGTCTTCCTAAATCCTGACAACAAGCAGGGTGTGAAGAACATGAGGACAAGACTTTGTCCAGAGTCTAGGAAAAGCGCCAGAAAGCTCTATGAGCGAGCCATCAAACTGAGGAAGAATAATCATCACCTGTTTACCAGTGAGTGGTCACAAAGTAATATTATTTATCATACAATacttaaacaaatattttttttttgtagccacCATCAACCTGAACAACATGAACGATGGTTGGTACGGGGCTCTTAAAGAAACAACCCAGCAGCAACAGAACCAGCTGGTGTGGGTGTCTGAGGGCAAGGTGAGCAACAACTTTCACTGTTTTTGTACATCTGTAACAGAAAACTAATGCAATGTAAATTGTGAGCCCAAAGATAAATGGTTTCTTCTCAGGCGGATGGCACCACGGAGGATGACTTGGATATCCACGACGACCGCCTGTCCTACCTGTCTGCACCAGGTAGTGAGTACTCTATGTACAGCACGGACAGCCGCCACACGTCCGACTACGAGGACACAGACACAGAGGGAGGAGCATACACAGATCAGGAGCTTGATGAGACGCTGAATGACGAGGTGGGTCTGCCCACGGAGCCCGCCATCACGCGGTCTTCCGAACCCGTGAAGGAAGATCCACCTGTCATTCAGGACGCCCCTGGTTACCCTGGATACCAGCACCCAGTGCCACCAGACCCTTCTAATCGTATAGACCCCACTGGATATAAGTTGCCCTCTCCGCAGCAGGTAATAACAGTAGCCTTGTAAACCCCTGTACTCTGTTTGACTTGTGTGGATAGAAAAACTCTATACTTGAGCGGTTCGCTCATTGGTCATCTTGATAGTTgactaaggccatgtccacattaacaatgttacatttttctttgcattttgttaattttaaacaacattgattttggaCAAATGTTTTGGGACCCTGAAGTgggtaaacaaaataaaataaagacaattgtgTTATTGTGGACCTAGCCTAAATGTCAAACATGTTTTAGAAGCTACTGGTATATTATCTGACAGAATCAAACATTTTCAAGCGCCTTTTCTTGCTGATTCGGTGAAGACCGAGGTGTTTGGGTGAGCTATTCTTGGTGTGCCCTTAGCAGGCTGTGTTTGTAAATGTCTTTTAACAATACTTCACAGCAAGATGAGGCTTCTCTGCCCATGCCCCCGTTGCCTCCAGCGCCCTCTGCTGTTGAGCAGCCTGTACAGCTAGAGGGTATGCATCTAGAGGAGCCGCCTGCTGCAGCTGCAGCTTCTCAGGCTGACTCATTTAGAAGCCCCAGTCCTGCCCCTGAGCTTTTTCATCCCCCACCACCGCCACCCGAACCCCACTCATCTGGACCAACCGGTCCAGAAGCAAAGGTACCCGCTGTTTCAACCGCCCACTTGGACCGGGTCTGGGCCCCAGCCTGCTGTTTTAACTGCCTGTCTTCTCGCACATGCTTCCCACTTGCTCTCTGcatgaaatgctcacactgtGTGCTTCACTGAGCCCACCGAGTGCCCCTGGCTCCCAGAGAATGTGTGACGCGTACATATGAGTCTTTGGCCAGGGTGAAGACATCCACAACTAGACCTAACTGTTGCCTCTTACTTCCTTTGCATGGCTCCAAATGTCTTGTCGGTTCCTTCAGCTTTAATTATCTTCTGTAGACAATAAAAAGAGCACTTACATTGTAATAGTAGATGTGTTGTGTCGTAGTGCAGTAGTTTGACATTGCATTAGACGCAAACTGAATGTTGGTTGCATGATGAACGCTAGCCTGCAGACAGTATTTTTGATAATGATTTCCGTCAAGCAATTCTCCCTATGGAAAATAACAACTCACTTCAACACACTGCATTGTGTTTATGTTCACTTGTTTTGTTCTAAGCAGATGCCAACAAATGAACTTTCTTCCATAGGAAGTGATGTAGCTATTGATTTGCTGTCTACAGGCTACACATCATATGTTTGAAATGAGGCCTTTCAGAAATGAAACTGTATTAATAACTAATGAATGTGGATTGTAATCATTCTTGAAAGGCATCTTGTCAAACAGGCATTCAGAACATGTTTTGAATAATGGACAaaggtttgcttgttttttttgcacttcGACAAATTGTGTCATGATTTGGAAAGTGTTACTTACTGTATGTATGCTCGTTTCCATTAACTTTCACTTTGAAGTTTCACACCTTGTTCTATTTGGTGTTTAGGATATTGTCTAACAACTACTTTATCTATCTTTGAACACAGTGTTTGATAAGCTTAGATTAATCGCCATTGATATTTAACAGAAGCATTAATTTAATAATGTCTCTTCACAGATGTACAAAAAAGATCTGTACAACATGGATGAACCTGTGAGAATTAACCATGGCATGAAGCAGTCTCTGAGCTACAGTCACCAGCCTTCATACCAGGACAAGCAGCCATACCGCGAATACGACCACCCGCCTTATTGTTACGATGGAGGCGGCTACGCAGAACCAAAGCCTCACAACGCTGACCCTCACCTGCACTACGAGAACCGTGTGCCTCAGTACAATGAACAGTGGTCTCCCTACGACCAGCAGACCTCTTCCTCTCAGCCCCCAGGTTACCAACAGGGCCACCAGCAACCCACCAGCTATAACCCCCGGCCCCTATACGAGGATGGCCCAGGGAGAGACTACAGCCCGCCACAACCACGGTATGAAGAGCCCCTTCCTGTTGGGTATGATGGACGATCACGCCACAGTAAACCTACGCCCATTCGTTATGATGAaccacccccaccaccacccTCAGCAGGCTATGATGCCCGCTCTCCTTATGAGGCAGAAACTCACGGCTTCCCAATAAACTCACCGCGTTCACCAGAACCGCCAAAGCAGTACTATAGTGACCTGGGTCTAAGGCCTACCTACATTCCCGGGCCTCATCGGGGCTTTAAGGCAGGAATGCACGAGCCTGCAATGAACTCTGAGCCACCAGCACTCCCTCCTAAAACAGAGGCCCTCCCATCCCCAGGGGAGCCAGTCATCCCTCCAGGCACCAAAACCTTTCCACCTCTCCAACGGGAAGACCGGGATGAAGACCTAAACATGAAACCACAGTCGGTGCTCAACAGAGTGAAGATGTTTGAAAATAAACGCTCAGTTTCTATGGACAGAGCGAAAGAAGGAGATGCAACAGTTCTCAGGGTAATTTTCTCAGCTATCACCTCAGTGCAATGTTGAAGCAGCAACTGTAGAGCTCACTAACTGCAAAGGAATAATGATTATGAAAAACTTAAGATATTCTCTATTTCCTTTTTAGCCTGCAGATGTTCCCAAGCCTTCAAGTGCACCTTGTCCAGTTCTCAAGGCCAATTCTCTCAGCAACCTGGAGCAAGAAAGGTCCACCTACCGGTGTGTAGTTGTCATTACAGCATCCTGAGGCTACTGTAAAGGGAAATGAAGGGCAACTTGGGTAGACCCATTCACACATTTATTGTTGTTTTAGCTCCACCTAGTGGGGGCAACTGCAGGTGTACATACACCACAAATTGATATTTTCCTGCTCATATATGCATGGAAATAGCATTTCAGGATGAGCAAAATCATGATCTATttattttcattctttttttttagggCTCCTGAGCCACAGAGGCCTCACACAAAACAACTTGATGATGTCATGCGCTCAAATCACTATGACGCAGATGAGGATGAGGAGTACTACAGGAAACAGTTGTCTTATTTTGATCGCCGTAGCTTCGACAGCAAAGCCATGGGCTTACCCAGTCCTGGCATCAATCGCTTCCATGATCTTGTCAAACCAGCTCAACTGTCTTATCCGTACAACAGGTAGAAGGACACACCTTTTGACACCGTTGCCAGACAATAATGTTCCTACTTTTCCACCCACTTATCGGTCTTCACTTACACTTTTATTGTTTGTCTTCACCTACATTAGAGTGGAGTCTGTCGAAAAGGTTAGTTCAGGTGAGAAGCGATATGAGCCCCTGTCTCAGATCAGCCCCTCCTCTCAGTACGGAACCCTTGGCTCTGCCATCCCACCCAATACACTGCCAAAACTCAGCCCTGGTCATGGTAAGCTCTATAATCTTGCTGCCGTAGTTATTACTTTCGTTTATGGTTTTTGGTTGGTTGAAGTCTATTTcaaatatgtacagtatgcaaTTTCAACAAGATACGTATtcaacccattttttttttttatatctctgaacatgtccgaaaaagagtaggaagaaacaaAGCTTACTTAAACctgccccttttccacttcataaCATTTACTTACACATTTGTTCACTTATTTTGCGAATGCAAAATATTGATAATgggttgttttattattatttaaatcacACTTGTATCTAGTTACTTAAAGTGTGTTAcactgagaacccatcattcattcactgcaCATTCACACTagttggtaagctacatttgtaggtAGACTGACCGTAACGTGTCTGTCAACTTTCGCCTACGGCCTCTCCGACCATCACCAAACattcagtgtgggtggcacttggcgCAAGGTGGGTGgggtgtcttgtccaaggacacaacagcagtgactaggatggctgaagctggATTCAtatcaggaaccctcaggtttctggaagGCTGCTCGAACATCTGTGCCACGCCGCACCAATGATGTGTATCTGTGCATCAACTCAGCTTGTGCTTGTGTTCAACTGTGGGCATTGATTAAAACAACCTTTTACCACAAGGAAATTGTTGTAGAAGGTACATACATAGCAGCTGATTACATGCAGACTGTCCTATCCTCTATATTTATTGTCATTTCTTGaggatcttttatttattttttgtctttttctgtATTTCCATTCAGGAAATTCTATACCAGAGCCGTTGAGCTCACCTAATCCCAAACCTGACCTGGCAGCTCTCAGACCCATTAGCAGGGAGGAACCCGCACCGGTTGGCTATCTCCCCCCGAGGGCACTCCCTGACAAGCCCCCAGTCAACGGCACTGACCCGGCACCCCCGAAGACTGTTGCCGCCCCCGCCCCCATTGGTTATAACCGTTACGTCCCCAAGCCGTACACCAGTTCGGCGCGACCTTTTGAGCGCAAGTTTGAGAGTCCTAAATTCAACCACAACCTCCTACCCAACGACACACAGGGGAAAACGGACCTTCTCATCAATCCCGGCGGGGGAAAGCCCCAACTGTCACCTCAGCCACTGGACCATGACAGCGGCCTGGACACCTTCACGCGCACCATGGACAACAGGCCCAAATACCAGCACAATAACATCAATGCCATCCCCAAGGCCATCCCTGTAAGGTACGGCTTTGATGGCACACGCATCTCACAGGGAGGTCATTGTTCTGCTCGTCTTGAGTATTGTGCCCCTCTGACACTGAACTGACTGATGACTGTCATCTCTGCTGCAGCCCCGGCGCACTGGATGATGATGACGAGGACGAAGGGCACACGGTGGTCGCCACCGCACGAGGTGTCTTCAATTGCAACGGAGGGGTCCTTAGCTCCATTGAAACAGGTGTCAGCATCATTATCCCCCAGGGCGCCATCCCAGAGAACGTGGAGCAGGAGATCTACTTCAAGGTTTGCCGCGACAACAGCATCCTGCCCCCCCTGGACAAGGAGAAAGGTCAGTCCCAACAGGAAGAGTAACATCTTCTGTTAGCAGGAAGCAGCTTACAAAACATTGCATGTCTGCAAGATGGCAGTGCTCTGGTCTTATGGGTATGTTCATTTTTAGCAAccttggtaaaaaaacaaacatgaatgATCATTAGCTAATGCTTCTTGTTAGTGGTTAGCTGAGCTATTCCAGTCCTACGGGGTGGAAACTGACATGGATGCTAGACTACGGATACTGCTGTAGTGCACAGTATACAGATTGTTTTTGTTTCAATCAATTTCTGTGTTTTGGTAACAGTACTCAAGTTCTTAACATGAGCCAAAATGTGATCCTTTTTTCCTGAGTAAGAGAAGATTACACTTACATTCAAAGTATGTATTAGAAGGTAGTAAATCAGTTTTGGTTAACAGTAGTTATGTACAAGTGTTTTCCAAACTTGTGTTAATTTGTGGCAGCCGCCACAAATGAATTTGTCCCGCCACAGAAGATTTAgcatctgttttatttattttatttaggttCGCCCTCGCTTACAAAAACATTAGGAATGTCTGTGTAGCATAAGCGGAACTAGGAATGTCCCGATCAGAGAGTTTGCCCTCAGATCCCAATCCAATTTCGTGTCCAAATCTGATACTTTGACAGTGTTATTATAGCGTTTGGAACTGAAAATATTAACAATAACATTTTTATAAAGCTGATTTCATTACATTTACAATTTGCCAGTTTTGTTGTAAATCAGATGATGTAATAAATATGTTTCATTGAATGCTACACACAATTTCTGGAGTAAAGTAAAGTGGATAGttctcaataaataaataaaataaaaaaat
The nucleotide sequence above comes from Nerophis ophidion isolate RoL-2023_Sa linkage group LG12, RoL_Noph_v1.0, whole genome shotgun sequence. Encoded proteins:
- the tjp1b gene encoding tight junction protein ZO-1 isoform X7; the encoded protein is MEETVIWEQHTVTLHRAPGFGFGIAISGGRDNPHFQSGETSIVISDVLKGGPAEGLLQENDRVVMVNAVSMDNVEHAYAVQQLRKSGKIAKITIRRKRKVHVPMGRLGERETMSEHDEEEDSYDEEIYETRSGRSGAYSGVGGAMGRRSGRSCGRRDRERERSGSRERSLSPRSDRHSHNLPPRPAKVTLVKSRKNEEYGLRLASHIFVKDISPESLAARDGNIQEGDVVLKINGTVTENLSLIDAKKLIERSKGKLKMVVQRDDRATLLNIPDLDDSIPSANASDRDDISDIHSLASDHSNRSHDRHRSSRSRSPDRRSEASEHSRHSPPQISNGSHRSRDEERISKAASTPAKLSEELPLPKPKEATLARDEKLLPPLPDPKPVYAQPGQPDVDLPVSPSDAPVPSAAHDDSILRPSMKLVKFKKGESVGLRLAGGNDVGIFVAGVLEDSPAAKEGLEEGDQILRVNNVDFANIIREEAVLFLLDLPKGEEVTILAQKKKDVYRRIVESDVGDSFYIRTHFEYEKESPYGLSFNKGEVFRVVDTLYNGKLGSWLAIRIGKNHQEVERGIIPNKNRAEQLSSVQYTLPKTAGGDRADFWRFRGLRSSKRNLRKSREDLSSQPVQTKFPAYERVVLREAGFLRPVVIFGPIADVAREKLSREEPDLYELAKSEPRDAGTDQRSSGIIRLHTIKQIIDRDKHAVLDITPNAVDRLNYAQWYPIVVFLNPDNKQGVKNMRTRLCPESRKSARKLYERAIKLRKNNHHLFTTTINLNNMNDGWYGALKETTQQQQNQLVWVSEGKADGTTEDDLDIHDDRLSYLSAPGSEYSMYSTDSRHTSDYEDTDTEGGAYTDQELDETLNDEVGLPTEPAITRSSEPVKEDPPVIQDAPGYPGYQHPVPPDPSNRIDPTGYKLPSPQQQDEASLPMPPLPPAPSAVEQPVQLEGMHLEEPPAAAAASQADSFRSPSPAPELFHPPPPPPEPHSSGPTGPEAKMYKKDLYNMDEPVRINHGMKQSLSYSHQPSYQDKQPYREYDHPPYCYDGGGYAEPKPHNADPHLHYENRVPQYNEQWSPYDQQTSSSQPPGYQQGHQQPTSYNPRPLYEDGPGRDYSPPQPRYEEPLPVGYDGRSRHSKPTPIRYDEPPPPPPSAGYDARSPYEAETHGFPINSPRSPEPPKQYYSDLGLRPTYIPGPHRGFKAGMHEPAMNSEPPALPPKTEALPSPGEPVIPPGTKTFPPLQREDRDEDLNMKPQSVLNRVKMFENKRSVSMDRAKEGDATVLRPADVPKPSSAPCPVLKANSLSNLEQERSTYRAPEPQRPHTKQLDDVMRSNHYDADEDEEYYRKQLSYFDRRSFDSKAMGLPSPGINRFHDLVKPAQLSYPYNRVESVEKVSSGEKRYEPLSQISPSSQYGTLGSAIPPNTLPKLSPGHGNSIPEPLSSPNPKPDLAALRPISREEPAPVGYLPPRALPDKPPVNGTDPAPPKTVAAPAPIGYNRYVPKPYTSSARPFERKFESPKFNHNLLPNDTQGKTDLLINPGGGKPQLSPQPLDHDSGLDTFTRTMDNRPKYQHNNINAIPKAIPVSPGALDDDDEDEGHTVVATARGVFNCNGGVLSSIETGVSIIIPQGAIPENVEQEIYFKVCRDNSILPPLDKEKGETLLSPLVMCGPHGLKFQKPVELRLPHCDPKSWQNKSLPGDPNYLVGANCVSVLIDHF
- the tjp1b gene encoding tight junction protein ZO-1 isoform X2, encoding MEETVIWEQHTVTLHRAPGFGFGIAISGGRDNPHFQSGETSIVISDVLKGGPAEGLLQENDRVVMVNAVSMDNVEHAYAVQQLRKSGKIAKITIRRKRKVHVPMGRLGERETMSEHDEEEDSYDEEIYETRSGRSGAYSGVGGAMGRRSGRSCGRRDRERERSGSRERSLSPRSDRHSHNLPPRPAKVTLVKSRKNEAEYGLRLASHIFVKDISPESLAARDGNIQEGDVVLKINGTVTENLSLIDAKKLIERSKGKLKMVVQRDDRATLLNIPDLDDSIPSANASDRDDISDIHSLASDHSNRSHDRHRSSRSRSPDRRSEASEHSRHSPPQISNGSHRSRDEERISKAASTPAKLSEELPLPKPKEATLARDEKLLPPLPDPKPVYAQPGQPDVDLPVSPSDAPVPSAAHDDSILRPSMKLVKFKKGESVGLRLAGGNDVGIFVAGVLEDSPAAKEGLEEGDQILRVNNVDFANIIREEAVLFLLDLPKGEEVTILAQKKKDVYRRIVESDVGDSFYIRTHFEYEKESPYGLSFNKGEVFRVVDTLYNGKLGSWLAIRIGKNHQEVERGIIPNKNRAEQLSSVQYTLPKTAGGDRADFWRFRGLRSSKRNLRKSREDLSSQPVQTKFPAYERVVLREAGFLRPVVIFGPIADVAREKLSREEPDLYELAKSEPRDAGTDQRSSGIIRLHTIKQIIDRDKHAVLDITPNAVDRLNYAQWYPIVVFLNPDNKQGVKNMRTRLCPESRKSARKLYERAIKLRKNNHHLFTTTINLNNMNDGWYGALKETTQQQQNQLVWVSEGKADGTTEDDLDIHDDRLSYLSAPGSEYSMYSTDSRHTSDYEDTDTEGGAYTDQELDETLNDEVGLPTEPAITRSSEPVKEDPPVIQDAPGYPGYQHPVPPDPSNRIDPTGYKLPSPQQQDEASLPMPPLPPAPSAVEQPVQLEGMHLEEPPAAAAASQADSFRSPSPAPELFHPPPPPPEPHSSGPTGPEAKMYKKDLYNMDEPVRINHGMKQSLSYSHQPSYQDKQPYREYDHPPYCYDGGGYAEPKPHNADPHLHYENRVPQYNEQWSPYDQQTSSSQPPGYQQGHQQPTSYNPRPLYEDGPGRDYSPPQPRYEEPLPVGYDGRSRHSKPTPIRYDEPPPPPPSAGYDARSPYEAETHGFPINSPRSPEPPKQYYSDLGLRPTYIPGPHRGFKAGMHEPAMNSEPPALPPKTEALPSPGEPVIPPGTKTFPPLQREDRDEDLNMKPQSVLNRVKMFENKRSVSMDRAKEGDATVLRPADVPKPSSAPCPVLKANSLSNLEQERSTYRAPEPQRPHTKQLDDVMRSNHYDADEDEEYYRKQLSYFDRRSFDSKAMGLPSPGINRFHDLVKPAQLSYPYNRVESVEKVSSGEKRYEPLSQISPSSQYGTLGSAIPPNTLPKLSPGHGNSIPEPLSSPNPKPDLAALRPISREEPAPVGYLPPRALPDKPPVNGTDPAPPKTVAAPAPIGYNRYVPKPYTSSARPFERKFESPKFNHNLLPNDTQGKTDLLINPGGGKPQLSPQPLDHDSGLDTFTRTMDNRPKYQHNNINAIPKAIPVSPGALDDDDEDEGHTVVATARGVFNCNGGVLSSIETGVSIIIPQGAIPENVEQEIYFKVCRDNSILPPLDKEKGETLLSPLVMCGPHGLKFQKPVELRLPHCDPKSWQNKSLPGDPNYLVGANCVSVLIDHF
- the tjp1b gene encoding tight junction protein ZO-1 isoform X4, producing the protein MEETVIWEQHTVTLHRAPGFGFGIAISGGRDNPHFQSGETSIVISDVLKGGPAEGLLQENDRVVMVNAVSMDNVEHAYAVQQLRKSGKIAKITIRRKRKVHVPMGRLGERETMSEHDEEEDSYDEEIYETRSGRSGAYSGVGGAMGRRSGRSCGRRDRERERSGSRERSLSPRSDRHSHNLPPRPAKVTLVKSRKNEEYGLRLASHIFVKDISPESLAARDGNIQEGDVVLKINGTVTENLSLIDAKKLIERSKGKLKMVVQRDDRATLLNIPDLDDSIPSANASDRDDISDIHSLASDHSNRSHDRHRSSRSRSPDRRSEASEHSRHSPPQISNGSHRSRDEERISKAASTPAKLSEELPLPKPKEATLARDEKLLPPLPDPKPVYAQPGQPDVDLPVSPSDAPVPSAAHDDSILRPSMKLVKFKKGESVGLRLAGGNDVGIFVAGVLEDSPAAKEGLEEGDQILRVNNVDFANIIREEAVLFLLDLPKGEEVTILAQKKKDVYRRIVESDVGDSFYIRTHFEYEKESPYGLSFNKGEVFRVVDTLYNGKLGSWLAIRIGKNHQEVERGIIPNKNRAEQLSSVQYTLPKTAGGDRADFWRFRGLRSSKRNLRKSREDLSSQPVQTKFPAYERVVLREAGFLRPVVIFGPIADVAREKLSREEPDLYELAKSEPRDAGTDQRSSGIIRLHTIKQIIDRDKHAVLDITPNAVDRLNYAQWYPIVVFLNPDNKQGVKNMRTRLCPESRKSARKLYERAIKLRKNNHHLFTTTINLNNMNDGWYGALKETTQQQQNQLVWVSEGKADGTTEDDLDIHDDRLSYLSAPGSEYSMYSTDSRHTSDYEDTDTEGGAYTDQELDETLNDEVGLPTEPAITRSSEPVKEDPPVIQDAPGYPGYQHPVPPDPSNRIDPTGYKLPSPQQMYKKDLYNMDEPVRINHGMKQSLSYSHQPSYQDKQPYREYDHPPYCYDGGGYAEPKPHNADPHLHYENRVPQYNEQWSPYDQQTSSSQPPGYQQGHQQPTSYNPRPLYEDGPGRDYSPPQPRYEEPLPVGYDGRSRHSKPTPIRYDEPPPPPPSAGYDARSPYEAETHGFPINSPRSPEPPKQYYSDLGLRPTYIPGPHRGFKAGMHEPAMNSEPPALPPKTEALPSPGEPVIPPGTKTFPPLQREDRDEDLNMKPQSVLNRVKMFENKRSVSMDRAKEGDATVLRPADVPKPSSAPCPVLKANSLSNLEQERSTYRAPEPQRPHTKQLDDVMRSNHYDADEDEEYYRKQLSYFDRRSFDSKAMGLPSPGINRFHDLVKPAQLSYPYNRVESVEKVSSGEKRYEPLSQISPSSQYGTLGSAIPPNTLPKLSPGHGNSIPEPLSSPNPKPDLAALRPISREEPAPVGYLPPRALPDKPPVNGTDPAPPKTVAAPAPIGYNRYVPKPYTSSARPFERKFESPKFNHNLLPNDTQGKTDLLINPGGGKPQLSPQPLDHDSGLDTFTRTMDNRPKYQHNNINAIPKAIPVSPGALDDDDEDEGHTVVATARGVFNCNGGVLSSIETGVSIIIPQGAIPENVEQEIYFKVCRDNSILPPLDKEKGETLLSPLVMCGPHGLKFQKPVELRLPHCASMTPDGDPKSWQNKSLPGDPNYLVGANCVSVLIDHF